A window of the Spirochaeta lutea genome harbors these coding sequences:
- a CDS encoding TetR/AcrR family transcriptional regulator encodes MVHIVKEYDERKNEFLDTAMGLFMTQGYEQTSVAAIIQAVGVSKGAFYHYFKTKEDLLDQLSARATDQAMVAIHSILQDPALSAIERLNAIFTTTNAYKAENRDLVMTLLQVFYSDTNLILRYRLLEHNLQVLSPVIAEILHQGNAQGSMSVDYPEETAVFILRIGASLVEGIAKQLPLDPEDTEGVAGVLRHLNMYNQAVERIIGAEPGSLGLVDESIIRVVTGQS; translated from the coding sequence ATGGTTCACATTGTGAAGGAATACGACGAGCGAAAGAATGAGTTTTTGGATACCGCCATGGGGTTATTTATGACCCAGGGGTATGAGCAAACCAGTGTGGCAGCCATTATTCAAGCGGTAGGTGTGTCTAAGGGAGCGTTTTACCACTACTTCAAAACTAAAGAGGATCTGCTGGATCAGCTGTCCGCCCGGGCTACCGACCAAGCAATGGTTGCTATCCACTCCATTTTACAGGATCCGGCTTTGAGTGCTATTGAGCGGCTGAATGCCATCTTTACCACGACAAACGCCTATAAAGCCGAGAATCGAGACCTGGTTATGACCCTGTTGCAGGTTTTCTACAGCGATACAAACCTCATCCTGCGGTACCGCCTATTGGAACATAACCTCCAGGTGCTGTCTCCGGTCATTGCCGAGATTCTGCATCAGGGAAATGCCCAGGGCAGTATGTCTGTGGATTACCCCGAGGAAACCGCAGTATTCATCCTGCGCATCGGCGCAAGCCTGGTAGAAGGCATTGCGAAGCAGCTCCCCCTTGATCCGGAAGATACCGAGGGTGTAGCGGGTGTGCTCCGGCATCTGAACATGTATAACCAGGCGGTGGAGCGCATCATCGGGGCGGAGCCCGGAAGCCTTGGACTGGTGGATGAATCGATTATCCGGGTTGTGACCGGCCAGTCATAA
- a CDS encoding DNA repair helicase XPB: MFNPTNKPLIVQSDSTVLLDVHDPGAEEARRSLSQFAELEKSPEHIHTYRITNLSLWNAAAAGFSPEELLGSLQDFSRFPLPDSLGISMKETMNRFGALQLFPTSEDKVLYLGTRQKAIYAELEAHPRLKKLLIPYDPQSARGIQTEPAVPPLGFLVQLLHRGTIKQQLINLGYPVEDMAPLREGSPLDITLQDRTPNGQPFEIRDYQTQSVQAFLGEKRPGTGFGTIVLPCGAGKTIVGLAAMAELGQETLILTTNSSAVHQWIRELREKTTLEEDQIGEYTGSKKQIRPVTVATYQILVWRPDKESDFPHFDLLRSRNWGLVIYDEVHLLPAPMFRVTAELQALRRLGLTATLVREDGLEREVFSLVGPKRFDIPWKDLEGRGWIAQAFCVEYRCDLPEARKIPYATADRRQKYRIASENPIKYDIAEYLIAKHRGESILVIGQYLDQLRTISKELGAPLLTGETPQTERDVLYSKFREGSIKVLVVSKVANFAIDLPDASVAIQISGSFGSRQEEAQRLGRILRPKKQHSFFYTIISRNTSEEEFSLNRQKFLTEQGYRYSIEIWDGDPRTDPAPHTRSSGEKTEA, translated from the coding sequence ATGTTCAACCCGACCAACAAGCCCCTAATTGTTCAAAGTGATTCTACCGTCCTGCTGGACGTTCATGATCCCGGTGCAGAAGAAGCCCGGCGAAGCCTCTCCCAATTTGCCGAGCTGGAAAAAAGCCCGGAACATATCCATACCTACCGGATAACCAACCTATCCCTCTGGAACGCTGCCGCTGCAGGATTCAGCCCTGAGGAACTCCTAGGCAGTCTGCAGGACTTCAGCCGGTTTCCCCTGCCGGACAGCCTCGGCATCTCCATGAAGGAAACCATGAACCGCTTCGGAGCCCTCCAACTCTTCCCGACCTCGGAGGATAAGGTGTTGTACCTCGGCACAAGGCAGAAGGCCATTTATGCAGAACTGGAGGCTCATCCGCGGCTTAAAAAACTGCTCATTCCCTATGACCCCCAATCCGCCAGGGGTATCCAGACCGAGCCGGCTGTGCCGCCCCTGGGGTTTCTGGTGCAGCTGCTTCACCGGGGCACCATTAAACAACAGCTCATCAATCTCGGCTATCCAGTGGAAGATATGGCCCCCCTCAGGGAAGGCAGCCCCCTGGATATCACCCTCCAGGACCGCACCCCCAACGGCCAACCCTTTGAAATCCGGGATTACCAGACCCAATCCGTACAGGCCTTCCTGGGAGAAAAACGTCCGGGCACGGGGTTTGGCACCATCGTACTGCCCTGCGGGGCCGGTAAAACCATCGTAGGGTTAGCCGCCATGGCTGAGCTCGGCCAGGAAACCCTGATTCTCACCACCAATTCATCGGCGGTTCATCAATGGATCCGGGAGCTTCGCGAAAAAACCACCCTGGAAGAGGACCAGATTGGGGAATACACCGGGTCAAAAAAACAGATCCGACCCGTCACGGTAGCTACCTACCAGATCCTGGTTTGGCGCCCGGATAAAGAATCGGATTTTCCCCATTTCGATCTGCTCCGAAGCCGTAATTGGGGGCTGGTCATCTACGATGAGGTTCATCTCCTGCCAGCCCCGATGTTCCGGGTTACAGCGGAGCTGCAGGCCCTGCGGCGCCTAGGACTCACTGCCACCCTGGTCCGGGAGGACGGCCTGGAACGAGAGGTGTTCAGCCTGGTAGGTCCAAAACGCTTTGATATTCCCTGGAAGGATCTTGAGGGCCGCGGCTGGATTGCCCAGGCATTCTGTGTGGAATACCGGTGTGACCTTCCCGAAGCCCGCAAAATCCCCTACGCCACCGCAGACCGCCGTCAGAAATACCGGATTGCTTCGGAAAACCCCATAAAATACGATATCGCAGAATACCTCATCGCCAAACACCGGGGTGAAAGCATTCTGGTTATCGGTCAATACCTGGATCAGCTCCGCACCATTTCCAAGGAACTAGGGGCCCCCCTGCTCACCGGCGAAACACCCCAAACCGAGCGGGATGTGCTGTACAGTAAATTCCGGGAAGGCAGCATCAAGGTACTGGTGGTAAGCAAGGTTGCGAATTTTGCTATTGATCTCCCGGATGCATCGGTCGCCATCCAGATTTCCGGAAGCTTCGGCAGCCGACAGGAGGAGGCCCAGCGCCTGGGGCGCATCCTACGACCTAAAAAGCAGCACAGCTTTTTCTACACCATCATCAGCCGCAATACCAGTGAAGAGGAGTTCTCCCTCAATCGCCAAAAATTCCTAACCGAGCAGGGATACCGGTATTCCATTGAGATCTGGGATGGAGATCCCCGGACCGATCCCGCCCCCCACACCCGGAGCAGCGGAGAGAAAACCGAGGCGTAA